One Streptomyces sp. R28 DNA window includes the following coding sequences:
- a CDS encoding cellulase family glycosylhydrolase: protein MRHPPRSVLLAVVGAVALIGAVTVPVVTAQGATPACTVEYSVTSQWDSGFQGAVEITNNTAALSSWSLSFDFAGGPQVTQGWNAKWSQSGTTVTAVNESWNGALGTGASVSAGFIASRSGSDAVPAAFKLNGTICNVDTDPSPTDPTDPTDPTDPPVPDDGTVPALHVSRNKLVDADGTTRRLLGVNRSGGEFMCVQGRGIFDGPVDDAAVKAIADWNANTVRIPLNEECWLGLSNIKPEYGGANYVNAVKDLVARVKAHGMTPMLELHWTWGQYTGNSAGCSDVHASCQKPMPDMQYTPAFWASVASTFKDDPTVVFDLFNEPYPDRATSTTTQAWQCWRDGGTCPGIGYQVAGMQDLVDAVRNAGAGNLILLGGLAYSNDLSQWLTYKPTDPVGNLAAAWHVYNFNTCVNESCWNSTLAPVAAQVPLVAGEIGENTCAHSFIDQVMKWFDDRGLSYLGWTWNTWNCGSGPALISSYDGTPTSYGIGLRDHLRALDG from the coding sequence ATGCGACACCCCCCGCGTTCAGTACTTTTAGCCGTCGTCGGCGCGGTCGCCCTCATCGGGGCCGTGACGGTGCCGGTGGTCACGGCGCAGGGAGCCACGCCCGCGTGCACGGTGGAGTACTCGGTCACCAGCCAGTGGGACAGCGGCTTCCAGGGTGCCGTGGAGATCACCAACAACACGGCCGCCCTGAGTAGTTGGAGTCTGAGTTTCGACTTCGCGGGCGGCCCGCAGGTCACCCAGGGCTGGAACGCCAAGTGGTCCCAGTCCGGTACGACGGTGACCGCGGTCAACGAGAGCTGGAACGGCGCGCTCGGCACCGGCGCGAGCGTCAGTGCCGGGTTCATCGCGTCCCGGTCGGGGAGCGATGCAGTACCGGCGGCGTTCAAGCTCAACGGCACCATCTGCAATGTCGACACCGACCCGTCGCCGACCGATCCGACGGACCCCACGGATCCGACCGATCCGCCGGTCCCCGATGACGGCACGGTGCCGGCCCTGCACGTCTCCCGGAACAAGCTCGTGGACGCCGACGGCACCACCCGTCGCCTGCTCGGCGTCAATCGTTCGGGCGGCGAGTTCATGTGCGTCCAGGGCCGCGGCATCTTCGACGGACCCGTCGACGACGCCGCCGTCAAGGCGATCGCCGACTGGAACGCCAACACCGTCCGCATTCCGCTGAACGAGGAGTGCTGGCTGGGTCTGTCCAACATCAAGCCCGAGTACGGCGGCGCGAACTACGTCAACGCCGTCAAGGACCTGGTGGCCCGAGTGAAGGCACACGGTATGACGCCCATGCTCGAACTCCACTGGACCTGGGGCCAGTACACCGGCAACTCGGCGGGCTGCTCCGACGTGCACGCCAGCTGCCAGAAGCCGATGCCCGACATGCAGTACACGCCCGCGTTCTGGGCGTCGGTCGCGAGCACCTTCAAGGACGACCCGACCGTCGTCTTCGACCTGTTCAACGAGCCCTACCCGGACCGCGCGACATCCACGACCACCCAGGCGTGGCAGTGCTGGCGGGACGGCGGCACCTGCCCCGGCATCGGGTACCAGGTGGCCGGCATGCAGGACCTCGTCGACGCCGTACGGAACGCCGGCGCCGGCAACCTGATCCTGCTCGGCGGGCTCGCGTACTCGAACGACCTGAGCCAGTGGCTGACGTACAAGCCCACGGACCCGGTGGGCAATCTCGCCGCGGCATGGCACGTCTACAACTTCAACACCTGCGTGAACGAGAGCTGCTGGAACTCCACCCTCGCCCCCGTCGCGGCCCAAGTGCCGTTGGTGGCGGGTGAGATCGGGGAGAACACCTGCGCGCACTCCTTCATCGACCAGGTCATGAAGTGGTTCGACGACCGCGGCCTGTCCTACCTGGGCTGGACCTGGAACACGTGGAACTGCGGCTCCGGGCCCGCCCTGATCTCCAGCTACGACGGAACTCCCACGTCGTACGGCATCGGGCTGCGTGATCATCTGCGCGCCCTCGACGGATAA
- a CDS encoding glycoside hydrolase family 6 protein, translating to MSRTRTAMLAALALVAGASGTALAATVPEDIGTAAVPCTVDYKVQNQWDTGFTAAVTVTNSGAAKSNWSVKWSYAGNQKVTSGWNAKISQSGAAVTATNETYNGTLSTGGSVSFGFQGSYSGTNAIPATFTLDGVTCNVDGGGGPTDPPDPDPTGPKVDNPYSGAKVYVNPEWSANAAAEPGGSRIANQPTGVWLDRIAAINGAGGKMGLRAHLDEALKQKGSGELVVQLVIYNLPGRDCAALASNGELGPTEIDKYKTQYIDPIAAILADPKYASLRIVNTVELDSLPNLVTNVSPRVTATPNCDTMKANGNYIKGVGYALNKLGDIANVYNYVDAGHHGWLGWDDNFSASVQLIKQAATAEGATVNDVAGFITNTANYSALKEQYFTISDSVNGKSVRESKWVDWNRYVDELSYAQAFRAEAVNQGFPSGVGMLIDTSRNGWGGSARPTGPGAMTDVDTYVNGGRIDRRINTGNWCNQSGAGLGERPQASPAAGIDAYVWMKPPGESDGASSAIPNDEGKGFDRMCDPTYTGNPRNNNNMSGALPNSPLSGHWFSAQFQQLMQNAYPPLS from the coding sequence ATGAGTCGTACCAGAACTGCGATGCTCGCCGCCCTGGCGCTGGTCGCCGGGGCCTCGGGGACCGCGCTCGCCGCGACCGTCCCCGAGGACATCGGCACGGCCGCCGTCCCCTGCACCGTCGACTACAAGGTGCAGAACCAGTGGGACACCGGCTTCACCGCCGCCGTGACCGTCACCAACAGTGGCGCCGCCAAGTCCAACTGGTCGGTGAAGTGGTCGTACGCCGGAAACCAGAAGGTCACCAGCGGCTGGAACGCGAAGATCAGCCAGAGCGGCGCGGCCGTCACCGCCACCAACGAGACCTACAACGGGACCCTGTCGACCGGCGGTTCGGTCAGCTTCGGCTTCCAGGGCAGCTACAGCGGCACCAACGCCATCCCGGCCACGTTCACCCTCGACGGCGTGACCTGCAACGTCGACGGAGGCGGCGGCCCCACGGATCCGCCCGACCCCGACCCGACGGGCCCCAAGGTCGACAACCCGTACTCCGGCGCCAAGGTGTACGTGAACCCGGAGTGGTCCGCCAATGCCGCCGCCGAGCCGGGCGGCAGTCGCATCGCCAACCAGCCCACCGGCGTGTGGCTGGACCGGATCGCCGCGATCAACGGCGCCGGCGGCAAGATGGGCCTGCGCGCCCACCTCGACGAGGCCCTGAAGCAGAAGGGCAGCGGCGAGCTCGTCGTCCAGCTGGTGATCTACAACCTGCCGGGCCGCGACTGCGCCGCGCTCGCCTCCAACGGTGAGCTCGGGCCGACGGAGATCGACAAGTACAAGACGCAGTACATCGACCCGATCGCCGCGATCCTCGCCGATCCCAAGTATGCCTCGCTGCGGATCGTCAACACGGTCGAACTCGACTCGCTGCCGAACCTCGTCACCAACGTCTCGCCGCGGGTCACGGCCACCCCGAACTGCGACACGATGAAGGCCAACGGCAACTACATCAAGGGCGTCGGCTACGCGCTGAACAAGCTCGGTGACATCGCCAACGTCTACAACTACGTGGACGCCGGGCACCACGGCTGGCTCGGCTGGGACGACAACTTCTCGGCGAGCGTCCAGTTGATCAAGCAGGCCGCGACGGCCGAAGGCGCCACCGTCAACGACGTGGCCGGTTTCATCACCAACACCGCCAACTACAGCGCGCTGAAGGAGCAGTACTTCACCATCAGCGACTCCGTGAACGGCAAGTCCGTGCGCGAGTCGAAGTGGGTGGACTGGAACCGCTACGTCGACGAGCTCTCCTACGCCCAGGCCTTCCGGGCGGAGGCCGTGAACCAGGGCTTCCCCTCGGGCGTCGGCATGCTGATCGACACCTCCCGCAACGGCTGGGGCGGCAGTGCCCGGCCGACCGGTCCGGGCGCCATGACGGACGTGGACACCTACGTCAACGGCGGTCGCATCGACCGGCGCATCAACACCGGCAACTGGTGCAACCAGTCCGGAGCCGGTCTCGGCGAGCGCCCGCAGGCCTCCCCGGCGGCCGGGATCGACGCCTACGTGTGGATGAAGCCCCCGGGTGAGTCCGACGGCGCCAGCAGCGCGATCCCGAACGACGAGGGCAAGGGCTTCGACCGGATGTGCGACCCGACCTACACGGGTAACCCGCGCAACAACAACAACATGTCCGGCGCCCTGCCGAACTCCCCGCTGTCGGGGCACTGGTTCTCGGCGCAGTTCCAGCAGTTGATGCAGAACGCGTATCCGCCGTTGTCGTAG
- a CDS encoding trans-aconitate 2-methyltransferase: protein MAHHHHADHEAGHHHHDHTDVDWNEMAPLLETEAELFTPLYEHAMAWLAKRQTEPGLIVDVGSGPGVVACLFADTFPGARIVAVDGSAPLLERARGRAERLGVADRFDTLAGELPDVLDDLDYPADLLWAGRSLHHLGDQRAALAAFAARLTHGGTLALQEGGLPARFLPRDLGFGRPGLQARLDALEQERFAAMRADLPGSVAETEDWPALLTSAGLRPTGTRTFLLDLPAPTTDRARAYVVAFLTRIREGLGDHLDADDRATLDRLLDPDDKASVHHRPDVFVLAARTVYTAVRTK, encoded by the coding sequence ATGGCGCACCACCACCACGCAGACCACGAGGCCGGCCACCATCACCACGACCACACCGATGTCGACTGGAACGAGATGGCCCCGCTGCTGGAGACGGAGGCGGAGCTGTTCACGCCCCTGTACGAGCACGCCATGGCCTGGCTGGCCAAGCGGCAGACCGAGCCCGGGCTGATCGTGGACGTGGGCAGCGGACCCGGCGTCGTCGCCTGTCTGTTCGCCGACACCTTCCCCGGCGCCCGGATCGTCGCCGTCGACGGATCCGCACCACTCCTGGAGCGGGCCCGGGGGCGGGCCGAGCGGCTGGGCGTCGCCGACCGCTTCGACACCCTCGCCGGTGAACTCCCGGACGTGCTCGACGACTTGGACTACCCGGCCGATCTGCTCTGGGCCGGCCGCAGCCTGCACCACCTCGGCGACCAGCGCGCCGCCCTCGCCGCGTTCGCCGCCCGCCTCACGCACGGCGGCACCCTGGCCCTCCAGGAGGGCGGTCTGCCGGCCCGGTTCCTGCCGCGCGACCTCGGCTTCGGGCGCCCCGGACTGCAGGCGCGCCTCGACGCGCTGGAGCAGGAGCGGTTCGCCGCGATGCGCGCGGACCTGCCCGGTTCCGTCGCCGAGACCGAGGACTGGCCGGCGCTGCTCACCTCCGCCGGCCTCAGGCCCACCGGCACCCGCACCTTCCTCCTCGACCTGCCCGCCCCGACCACGGACCGGGCCCGCGCCTATGTCGTCGCCTTCCTGACCCGTATCCGCGAGGGCCTCGGGGACCACCTCGACGCCGATGACCGCGCGACCCTCGACCGGCTCCTCGACCCGGACGACAAGGCGAGCGTGCACCACCGGCCGGATGTGTTCGTGCTCGCGGCGCGGACGGTGTACACGGCTGTCCGGACGAAGTGA
- a CDS encoding SDR family oxidoreductase, whose translation MDRSTTTGSTTTGSTATDSPVALITGGGSGIGAAVARQLLDAGYRVTVTGRGETRLRGFAEELGAPDGLLTIVGNAAEYGDVQAAVDTTLKTFGRLDTVVANAGFATHDSVAEGDPSGWTEMVLTNVLGPALLIRASIDALKETRGRIVLVGSVAGFVPGPGNIYGATKWAVTGLAENTRRQVTDWGVGVTHIAPGRVETPFWDSYGSLPPGHLLTADQIADSVVWAIRQPDGVDINTVVVRPLGQPN comes from the coding sequence ATGGACCGCTCGACCACGACCGGCTCGACCACGACCGGCTCGACCGCGACCGACTCTCCGGTCGCACTCATCACCGGCGGCGGCAGCGGTATCGGCGCCGCGGTCGCGCGACAGCTGCTGGACGCCGGGTACCGGGTCACCGTCACCGGCCGCGGCGAGACGCGGCTGCGGGGCTTCGCCGAGGAACTCGGGGCTCCGGACGGTCTGTTGACGATCGTCGGGAACGCGGCCGAGTACGGCGACGTACAGGCGGCCGTCGACACGACGCTCAAGACCTTCGGCCGACTCGACACGGTCGTCGCCAACGCCGGTTTCGCCACCCACGACTCGGTCGCCGAGGGCGACCCGTCCGGCTGGACCGAGATGGTGCTGACCAACGTCCTCGGCCCGGCCCTGCTCATCCGCGCCTCCATCGACGCCCTCAAGGAGACCCGCGGCCGGATCGTCCTCGTCGGCAGCGTCGCCGGGTTCGTGCCCGGGCCCGGCAACATCTACGGGGCGACGAAGTGGGCGGTGACCGGGCTCGCCGAGAACACCCGGCGGCAGGTGACCGACTGGGGCGTCGGCGTGACCCACATCGCGCCCGGCCGCGTCGAGACACCGTTCTGGGACAGCTACGGCAGCCTGCCGCCGGGGCATCTGCTGACCGCCGACCAGATCGCCGACTCGGTGGTGTGGGCCATCCGGCAGCCCGACGGCGTCGACATCAACACCGTCGTCGTACGGCCGCTCGGACAGCCCAACTGA
- a CDS encoding glycoside hydrolase family 75 protein has translation MHIRRLPLAAASGAALLAAGLLPASASGTSRPPGVQEGSVSAADLLAKVTSCSQISNGMYRTDEAASPTVPVCGKNGAVFWKADLDIDCDGQRTDRCNEYTDPSFQPDTAFHQSDGRPLRSDTLPYVVVPGVSDIWDHSAAGIEGGGVVAVIHHDQVLYAVVGDTGPRSVIGEASYAAAETLGIDPDPATGGAASGVTYILFEDSRVSPIESHSAAVSLGEQLAEEFIQDN, from the coding sequence GTGCACATCCGAAGACTGCCCCTCGCCGCGGCCTCCGGCGCCGCGCTGCTCGCCGCCGGACTGCTCCCCGCGAGCGCCTCCGGCACGTCACGACCGCCGGGCGTCCAGGAAGGTTCGGTCAGCGCGGCCGACCTGCTCGCGAAGGTGACGTCCTGCTCGCAGATCTCGAACGGCATGTACCGCACCGACGAGGCCGCCTCGCCCACCGTCCCGGTGTGCGGCAAGAACGGCGCCGTCTTCTGGAAGGCCGACCTGGACATCGACTGCGACGGGCAGCGCACCGACCGGTGCAACGAGTACACCGACCCCTCGTTCCAGCCCGACACCGCGTTCCACCAGTCCGACGGCCGACCGCTGCGGTCCGACACGCTGCCCTATGTCGTCGTCCCCGGCGTCAGCGACATCTGGGACCACTCGGCGGCGGGCATCGAGGGCGGCGGCGTGGTCGCCGTCATCCACCACGACCAGGTGCTGTACGCCGTCGTCGGCGACACCGGTCCGCGGAGCGTCATCGGCGAGGCCTCCTACGCCGCCGCCGAGACACTCGGCATCGACCCCGACCCGGCGACCGGCGGGGCCGCCTCCGGCGTGACGTACATCCTCTTCGAGGACTCCCGCGTCTCGCCCATCGAGAGCCACAGCGCGGCGGTCTCGCTGGGCGAGCAGCTGGCGGAGGAATTCATCCAGGACAACTGA
- a CDS encoding aldo/keto reductase gives MSSKVPPITLNNGVEMPQLGFGVWQVPDDEAEQAVSTALEAGYRSIDTAAIYGNEEGTGKAISAAGLPREDIFVTTKLWNSDQGYDATLRAFDVSLGKLGLDYVDLYLIHWPLPARDTYVDTYKAFEKLHADGRVRAIGVSNFLPDHLERLIGETSVVPAVNQIELHPHLQQQASRDYHAEQGIATEAWSPLGQGKGLLEVPAIVAIAQKHGRTPAQIVLRWHLQLGNVVIPKSVTPSRIKENIEVFDFSLDAEDLAAISALNEDRRIGPDPATFDMA, from the coding sequence GTGAGCAGCAAGGTCCCCCCGATCACCCTCAACAACGGCGTCGAGATGCCCCAGCTGGGCTTCGGCGTCTGGCAGGTGCCGGACGACGAGGCGGAGCAGGCGGTCAGCACTGCGCTGGAGGCCGGGTACCGCAGCATCGACACAGCGGCGATCTACGGCAACGAGGAGGGCACCGGCAAGGCCATCAGCGCCGCCGGCCTCCCCCGCGAGGACATCTTCGTCACCACCAAGCTCTGGAACAGCGACCAGGGATACGACGCCACGCTGCGCGCCTTCGACGTGTCGCTGGGCAAGCTGGGTCTGGACTACGTGGACCTGTACCTCATCCACTGGCCGCTGCCGGCCCGCGACACCTACGTCGACACCTACAAGGCCTTCGAGAAGCTCCACGCCGACGGCCGCGTGCGCGCGATCGGTGTGTCCAACTTCCTTCCGGACCACCTGGAGCGGCTGATCGGCGAGACGTCGGTCGTCCCGGCGGTCAACCAGATCGAGCTGCACCCGCACCTGCAGCAGCAGGCCTCCCGCGACTACCACGCCGAGCAGGGCATCGCCACCGAGGCCTGGTCCCCGCTCGGCCAGGGCAAGGGGCTGCTGGAGGTCCCGGCGATCGTCGCCATCGCCCAGAAGCACGGCCGCACCCCGGCCCAGATCGTGCTGCGCTGGCATCTCCAGCTGGGCAATGTCGTGATCCCGAAGTCCGTGACGCCGTCGCGGATCAAGGAGAACATCGAGGTCTTCGACTTCAGCCTGGACGCCGAGGACCTCGCGGCGATCAGCGCGCTGAACGAGGACCGGCGGATCGGCCCGGACCCGGCGACGTTCGACATGGCCTGA
- a CDS encoding Tat pathway signal sequence domain protein, which yields MSTSRRTLLGAALGGASTAAVGLSATPAHAASWQLKWSPSAWSDGLRAFETVEDDRADSHPAGAPHIRPEGDNWRFTMHTVDRDTATDRQRQEVTGLRTSAGYLKWLPGQTWRVTYSMYIPSSLKATTTFTHIMQMKQPGTGSSPIVVQSLRRVGGDQTIELQLPVSGILVGRTPLDPLHDRWTDVDFQIKVGDGTSGSVRWILKSGGTTLIDKSRTGVDTFLDDRVRPKWGIYRSLGDTSDSLRDCHLLLTALRGYQLV from the coding sequence ATGAGCACCAGCCGCAGAACCCTGCTCGGCGCGGCCCTGGGCGGCGCCTCGACCGCCGCCGTCGGCCTGTCCGCCACCCCCGCCCACGCCGCCTCCTGGCAGCTGAAATGGTCCCCGTCCGCGTGGTCCGACGGTCTGCGGGCCTTCGAGACCGTCGAGGACGACCGCGCCGACTCGCACCCCGCTGGCGCTCCCCACATCCGCCCGGAGGGCGACAACTGGCGTTTCACCATGCACACCGTGGACCGGGACACCGCGACCGACCGTCAGCGCCAGGAGGTCACCGGCCTGCGTACCTCCGCGGGCTACCTGAAGTGGCTGCCGGGCCAGACCTGGCGGGTGACGTACTCGATGTACATCCCGAGCTCGCTGAAGGCCACGACCACCTTCACGCACATCATGCAGATGAAGCAGCCCGGCACCGGCTCCTCGCCGATCGTCGTGCAGTCGCTGCGCCGCGTCGGCGGGGACCAGACCATCGAACTCCAACTGCCCGTCTCCGGAATCCTTGTGGGCCGCACCCCGCTCGACCCGCTGCACGACCGGTGGACCGACGTCGACTTCCAGATCAAGGTCGGTGACGGCACGTCCGGTTCGGTGCGGTGGATCCTCAAGAGCGGCGGCACGACGCTGATCGACAAGTCGCGCACGGGCGTCGACACCTTCCTGGACGACCGGGTCCGCCCGAAGTGGGGCATCTACCGCTCACTCGGCGACACCTCGGACTCCCTGCGCGACTGCCACCTGCTGCTCACCGCTCTGCGCGGCTACCAGCTCGTCTGA